One genomic window of uncultured delta proteobacterium includes the following:
- the rplK gene encoding 50S ribosomal protein L11 (Evidence 2a : Function of homologous gene experimentally demonstrated in an other organism; Product type s : structure) — protein MAKKEVAKIKLQIPGGAANPSPPVGPALGQHGLNIMEFCKTFNARTAESKGTIIPVVITVYHDRTFTFITKTPPASVLLAKAAKIEKGSGEPNRNKVASISMAQVEEIAKLKLPDLTAKDLDAAKKSIMGTARSMGIDVK, from the coding sequence CGAAAATTAAACTGCAGATTCCCGGCGGAGCGGCCAACCCCTCTCCCCCGGTCGGTCCGGCTCTCGGACAGCACGGGCTGAACATCATGGAGTTCTGCAAGACCTTCAACGCCAGAACCGCCGAAAGCAAGGGCACGATCATCCCCGTGGTCATCACGGTGTACCATGACCGTACCTTCACGTTCATCACCAAGACGCCTCCCGCGTCCGTGCTGCTCGCCAAGGCCGCCAAGATTGAAAAAGGCTCGGGCGAACCCAACCGGAACAAGGTTGCATCCATCAGCATGGCCCAGGTTGAGGAAATCGCCAAGCTGAAGCTCCCGGACCTGACCGCCAAGGATCTTGACGCGGCCAAGAAGTCCATCATGGGCACCGCGCGCAGCATGGGCATCGACGTAAAGTAA
- the rplL gene encoding 50S ribosomal subunit protein L7/L12 (Evidence 2a : Function of homologous gene experimentally demonstrated in an other organism; PubMedId : 10094780, 3309338, 377281, 4573678, 773698, 8603708, 9298646, 9515737, 9600841, 9868784; Product type s : structure) encodes MSVTKEQVVDFIANMTVLELSEFIKELEEKFGVSAAAPMGAMMAMPAAAEAAPAEEEKTEFDVILKAAGANKIGVIKVVRALTGLGLKEAKDKVDGAPSTLLEAIAKDKAEDAKKQLVEAGAEAEIK; translated from the coding sequence ATGTCCGTTACCAAAGAACAAGTTGTTGATTTCATCGCCAACATGACCGTCCTGGAACTGTCCGAATTCATCAAAGAACTGGAAGAAAAGTTCGGCGTATCCGCCGCCGCCCCCATGGGCGCCATGATGGCCATGCCCGCCGCCGCTGAAGCCGCTCCCGCCGAAGAAGAAAAGACCGAATTCGACGTTATCCTGAAAGCCGCCGGCGCCAACAAAATCGGCGTCATCAAGGTCGTTCGCGCCCTCACCGGCCTCGGCCTCAAGGAAGCCAAGGACAAAGTCGACGGCGCTCCCTCCACCCTGCTTGAAGCCATTGCCAAAGACAAGGCCGAAGACGCCAAGAAGCAGCTGGTGGAAGCCGGCGCCGAAGCCGAAATCAAGTAA
- the rplJ gene encoding 50S ribosomal protein L10 yields the protein MNRTQKAAIIEEIKAKVGASSIMVVSDFKGMPVEEMTRLRVKIRENGGELVVVKNTLARIALTDSVHDAIKNSFKENCAVAFGMQDPVALAKAVSTFAKTSKKMEVKHGSLDGKPLTADQVEALAKLPSRPELLARALGTMNAVPTNFVSLLANTIRPLLYVLKALEEKKAA from the coding sequence GTGAATAGAACGCAGAAAGCGGCCATTATCGAAGAGATCAAGGCGAAAGTCGGAGCCTCTTCCATCATGGTGGTCAGCGACTTCAAGGGCATGCCGGTGGAAGAGATGACCAGGCTGCGGGTGAAAATCCGCGAGAACGGGGGCGAACTCGTTGTCGTGAAGAACACCCTGGCCCGGATCGCTTTGACCGACAGCGTACATGACGCTATCAAAAATAGCTTCAAGGAAAACTGCGCTGTTGCATTCGGCATGCAAGACCCCGTGGCCCTGGCAAAGGCTGTTTCGACCTTTGCCAAGACTTCCAAGAAAATGGAAGTCAAACACGGGAGCCTTGACGGTAAACCGTTGACCGCCGACCAGGTGGAAGCGCTGGCAAAACTGCCCAGCAGGCCCGAACTGCTCGCAAGAGCTCTCGGTACCATGAATGCCGTGCCCACGAACTTTGTTTCGTTGCTGGCCAACACGATCCGGCCCCTCCTCTATGTGCTTAAAGCGCTGGAAGAGAAAAAAGCCGCCTAA
- the rplA gene encoding 50S ribosomal subunit protein L1 (Evidence 2a : Function of homologous gene experimentally demonstrated in an other organism; Product type s : structure), whose protein sequence is MPNHGKNYRKAMDGLDRQAKYSVEDAVAKALGASFAKFDETVDVALNLGVDPKYSDQMVRGAIALPHGLGKTVRVAVFCKGDKEAEAKAAGADFVGAEELVAKVKEGFLDFDTAIATPDVMALVGQIGRVLGPRGLMPNAKTGTVTFDVAAAVQEVKAGRVEFKVDKAGVLHAPLGKVSFGPEKIMDNLKAVLGEVNRLKPSAAKGSYMKNMAVSTTMGPGFKVEPTLIRKFIEG, encoded by the coding sequence ATGCCCAATCACGGAAAAAACTACCGCAAAGCCATGGACGGCCTTGACCGTCAGGCCAAGTACTCCGTGGAAGATGCCGTGGCAAAAGCCCTTGGCGCATCCTTCGCGAAATTTGACGAGACCGTCGACGTCGCCCTGAACCTCGGCGTTGACCCCAAATACTCCGACCAGATGGTGCGCGGCGCAATCGCCCTGCCCCACGGCCTCGGCAAGACCGTTCGCGTGGCGGTTTTCTGCAAGGGCGACAAGGAAGCCGAAGCCAAAGCGGCGGGCGCCGACTTTGTGGGCGCGGAAGAGCTGGTCGCCAAGGTCAAGGAAGGCTTCCTCGACTTTGACACCGCCATCGCCACCCCGGACGTCATGGCCCTCGTCGGCCAAATCGGCCGCGTGCTCGGCCCCCGCGGCCTCATGCCCAACGCCAAGACCGGCACCGTCACTTTTGACGTCGCCGCCGCCGTGCAGGAAGTGAAAGCCGGCCGCGTGGAATTCAAGGTCGACAAGGCCGGGGTTTTGCACGCGCCGCTCGGCAAGGTTTCCTTCGGTCCCGAAAAGATCATGGACAACCTGAAGGCCGTGCTCGGTGAAGTCAACCGCCTGAAGCCCTCCGCCGCCAAAGGCTCCTACATGAAGAACATGGCGGTTTCCACGACCATGGGACCGGGCTTCAAGGTTGAACCGACCCTGATCCGTAAATTCATCGAAGGCTAA
- the namA gene encoding NADPH dehydrogenase, with translation MQTLFSPITMNGLTLPNRIIIPPMDQYSAVDGHPAEWHFVHYGHLSLSGAGLLIVEATAVADIGRISPADLGLWNEAQEESHRKMLQFIRKFSCMPIAVQLGHAGRKASTGKPWEGKGALSPEEGGWEVCAPSAVKYDPVSPEPIALTNGDIAPLVAAFAEAAARADKAGYDAIELHGAHGYLIHQFLSPLANFRTDEYGGSLEGRIRFPLEVFKAVRAVVPQEKPVGIRVSGTDYAEGGWDVEECAIFAKELEKLGCAYIHVSGGGLSPIQKINLAPGYQVSLATRIKAATAMPVIAVGLITEPELAASIVVNGQADMVAIGRAMLYDPRWPWHAAAKLGITISESPRQYLRCEPRAAKGLFV, from the coding sequence ATGCAGACCCTGTTTTCTCCCATCACCATGAACGGGCTTACCCTGCCCAACCGCATCATAATTCCGCCCATGGACCAGTATTCCGCCGTGGACGGCCACCCGGCCGAATGGCACTTCGTGCACTACGGGCACCTCTCCCTTTCCGGGGCGGGCCTTCTCATCGTCGAGGCGACCGCGGTTGCGGATATCGGCCGCATCTCGCCCGCCGACCTCGGCCTCTGGAACGAGGCGCAGGAGGAATCCCACCGGAAGATGCTGCAATTCATCCGTAAATTTTCATGCATGCCCATCGCGGTCCAGCTCGGGCATGCGGGCCGCAAAGCCTCCACCGGCAAACCCTGGGAAGGAAAGGGAGCCCTTTCCCCCGAGGAAGGCGGCTGGGAAGTCTGCGCCCCTTCGGCTGTGAAGTACGACCCGGTATCCCCGGAACCCATCGCCTTGACCAACGGCGACATCGCACCTCTTGTGGCCGCCTTTGCCGAAGCCGCGGCGCGCGCCGACAAGGCGGGTTACGACGCCATTGAACTGCACGGGGCCCACGGGTACCTCATCCACCAGTTCCTGTCGCCCCTGGCGAACTTCCGCACGGACGAATACGGCGGCAGCCTTGAAGGCAGGATCCGCTTCCCCCTGGAAGTGTTCAAAGCCGTCCGCGCGGTCGTGCCGCAGGAAAAACCCGTAGGCATACGCGTTTCCGGCACGGACTATGCCGAGGGGGGCTGGGACGTCGAGGAATGCGCCATTTTCGCCAAAGAACTGGAAAAGCTCGGCTGCGCCTATATCCACGTTTCCGGCGGCGGCCTCTCCCCGATCCAGAAAATCAACCTGGCGCCGGGGTACCAGGTTTCCCTGGCAACCCGCATCAAGGCGGCCACGGCCATGCCCGTGATCGCCGTGGGGCTGATAACGGAACCGGAACTGGCCGCCAGCATAGTGGTGAACGGCCAGGCGGACATGGTCGCCATCGGCCGGGCCATGCTCTACGACCCGCGCTGGCCCTGGCACGCCGCCGCCAAACTCGGGATAACCATCAGTGAGTCGCCCCGCCAGTATTTGCGGTGCGAACCCCGCGCCGCCAAAGGGTTGTTCGTGTAA